A genomic segment from Oncorhynchus clarkii lewisi isolate Uvic-CL-2024 chromosome 12, UVic_Ocla_1.0, whole genome shotgun sequence encodes:
- the LOC139422366 gene encoding acyl carrier protein, mitochondrial-like — protein MASRVLAQCVRQLSRSSVRLSSGNFAVRTAAVPVLFNPRPLSFIASSQRTRWIEQTRISSSVGVFCRQYGDMPPLTIESIKERVMYVLKLYDKINPEKLATSSHFLKDLGLDSLDQVEIIMAMEDEFGFEIPDVEAEKLMSPQDIVQYIADKKDVYE, from the exons ATGGCGTCCCGTGTCCTAGCGCAGTGTGTCCGCCAGCTCTCCCGCTCTTCCGTGAGACTCTCGTCGGGTAACTTTGCAGTGAGAACCGCAGCTGTCCCGGTCCTATTCAACCCCCGACCGTTGTCCTTCATTGCCAGCAGTCAGCGGACCCGGTGGATCGAGCAAACACGG aTCTCCAGCTCAGTGGGAGTGTTCTGTAGACAGTATGGAGACATGCCTCCCCTCACCATTGAAAGCATTAAAGAACGAGTCATGTACGTCCTCAAGCTCTACGACAAGATCAACCCAGAGAAG CTGGCGACGTCGTCCCACTTCCTGAAGGACCTGGGGTTAGACAGCTTGGACCAGGTAGAGATCATTATGGCCATGGAGGATGAGTTTG GGTTTGAGATCCCGGATGTGGAGGCAGAGAAGCTGATGTCTCCTCAGGATATCGTCCAGTACATCGCTGACAAGAAGGACGTGTATGAATAA
- the LOC139422367 gene encoding dynactin subunit 5 isoform X1 yields MELCEILYNKAEYIETASGNKVSRQSVLCGSQNIVLNGKTIVMNDCIIRGDLANVRVGRHCVVKSRSVIRPPFKKFSKGVAFFPLHIGDHVFIEEDCVVNAAQIGSYVHIGKNCVIGRRCVLKDCCKILDNTVLPPETVVPPFTVFSGCPGLFSGELPECTQDLMIDVTKSYYQKFLSLSQI; encoded by the exons ATGGAATTGTGTGAGATACTGTACAACAAGGCGGAATACATTGAAACG gCGTCTGGTAACAAAGTGAGCAGGCAGTCGGTGCTGTGCGGCAGTCAGAACATCGTCCTCAACGGCAAA ACTATAGTAATGAATGACTGTATAATCCGTGGAGACCTGGCCAATGTCAGGGTGGGGAGGCACTGTGTTGTGAAGAGCCGGAGTGTCATTCGGCCGCCGTTCAAAAAATTCAGCAAAGG AGTGGCCTTCTTCCCGCTGCACATTGGAGACCATGTGTTTATAGAGGAAGACTGTGTGGTGAACGCTGCTCAGATCGGATCTTACGTTCACATCGGGAAGAACTGTGTCATt ggGCGACGGTGTGTGTTGAAAGATTGCTGTAAGATCCTAGACAACACAGTTCTTCCTCCTGAGACCGTGGTTCCTCCCTTCACCGTGTTCTCAGGATGCCCAG gtcTGTTTTCAGGAGAGCTCCCAGAATGTACCCAGGACCTGATGATTGATGTGACCAAGAGTTACTACCAGAAATTCCTCTCTCTCAGCCAGATATAA
- the LOC139422367 gene encoding dynactin subunit 5 isoform X2, with amino-acid sequence MNDCIIRGDLANVRVGRHCVVKSRSVIRPPFKKFSKGVAFFPLHIGDHVFIEEDCVVNAAQIGSYVHIGKNCVIGRRCVLKDCCKILDNTVLPPETVVPPFTVFSGCPGLFSGELPECTQDLMIDVTKSYYQKFLSLSQI; translated from the exons ATGAATGACTGTATAATCCGTGGAGACCTGGCCAATGTCAGGGTGGGGAGGCACTGTGTTGTGAAGAGCCGGAGTGTCATTCGGCCGCCGTTCAAAAAATTCAGCAAAGG AGTGGCCTTCTTCCCGCTGCACATTGGAGACCATGTGTTTATAGAGGAAGACTGTGTGGTGAACGCTGCTCAGATCGGATCTTACGTTCACATCGGGAAGAACTGTGTCATt ggGCGACGGTGTGTGTTGAAAGATTGCTGTAAGATCCTAGACAACACAGTTCTTCCTCCTGAGACCGTGGTTCCTCCCTTCACCGTGTTCTCAGGATGCCCAG gtcTGTTTTCAGGAGAGCTCCCAGAATGTACCCAGGACCTGATGATTGATGTGACCAAGAGTTACTACCAGAAATTCCTCTCTCTCAGCCAGATATAA